A stretch of the uncultured Trichococcus sp. genome encodes the following:
- a CDS encoding ECF transporter S component: MQKAQGYSNTRTYDLVLTSILIALVFVATVFLNIKLPITANGGLIHLGTAMLFLASILFGPKKGAIAGAVGMAIFDLMAGWVLWAPFTLVTRGLQGYLVGKLAWSKGRQGDSFAVNLLATLLSVPIMLVGYYLCEWILYGNAITPFASIPGNLVQNAVGIAISLPLSAILKKMNIAGR; this comes from the coding sequence ATGCAAAAAGCACAAGGTTATTCAAACACACGCACGTATGATTTGGTTTTGACGTCAATACTGATCGCGCTCGTATTCGTTGCGACGGTCTTCCTGAACATCAAATTGCCTATCACGGCAAACGGCGGATTGATACACCTCGGCACTGCGATGCTCTTTCTCGCATCCATCCTTTTCGGACCGAAAAAAGGCGCCATCGCCGGAGCGGTCGGCATGGCCATCTTCGACCTCATGGCCGGTTGGGTTCTGTGGGCTCCCTTCACATTGGTTACGCGGGGTTTGCAAGGCTATCTGGTCGGAAAATTGGCCTGGTCGAAAGGCCGCCAAGGGGACAGCTTTGCTGTGAATCTTTTGGCCACGCTGCTTTCGGTTCCCATCATGCTGGTCGGTTATTATCTGTGCGAATGGATCCTGTACGGCAATGCCATCACCCCGTTCGCTTCGATTCCCGGTAACCTCGTCCAGAACGCGGTCGGAATCGCCATTTCCTTGCCGCTGTCGGCAATTTTGAAAAAGATGAATATCGCTGGAAGATAA
- a CDS encoding alanine--glyoxylate aminotransferase family protein: MRYKPNYAPGPTEVRENVQLARAKRTNNSDFDKTFVRYYREVCQKMGKVMGTTNEVLLLVGEGILALEAACASLTEPGDRVLVLDNGIYGEGFKDFVSIYGGVPVVLSFDHRSGIPTEAVRAYLEKDSDFKYATLVHCDTPTSVLNNVAELCPLLKEYGILTVVDSVAGMVGEPINVDENQIDICCGGTQKAISAPVGLAIVSVSADAQKAMDNRKTPIASFYANLQVFKGYAEKEYLPYTTSAGDVAALDAALDNILEEGIETVLARHDRIASGVREAVQAYGLELFLDSDRSNTVTAIRIPEEIGALRLQDHLSENYNLLVATSLAQYADVILRIGHMGENAFIDKLIYVLSIIDNGLRDSGFSGNGDLAQLFIDIYKENN, from the coding sequence ATGAGATACAAACCGAATTACGCCCCGGGTCCGACAGAGGTGCGCGAAAATGTGCAATTGGCCCGCGCAAAAAGAACCAACAACAGCGACTTCGACAAAACGTTTGTCCGCTATTACCGGGAGGTCTGCCAAAAAATGGGCAAAGTCATGGGCACCACGAATGAGGTCCTGTTGCTTGTCGGCGAAGGGATACTGGCTCTCGAGGCCGCTTGTGCGAGCTTGACGGAGCCCGGCGACCGCGTGCTCGTACTGGACAACGGCATCTACGGCGAAGGCTTCAAGGATTTCGTCAGCATCTATGGCGGCGTACCGGTCGTCCTGAGTTTCGATCACCGCAGCGGCATCCCCACTGAAGCGGTACGCGCCTATCTGGAGAAGGATTCCGACTTCAAATATGCTACCCTGGTCCATTGCGACACGCCGACATCGGTGCTGAACAACGTCGCCGAGCTTTGTCCATTGCTGAAGGAATACGGCATTCTGACGGTGGTCGACTCGGTAGCCGGCATGGTTGGAGAACCGATCAACGTGGACGAAAACCAGATTGACATCTGCTGCGGCGGGACCCAAAAAGCCATTTCGGCTCCGGTCGGACTGGCCATCGTCTCCGTCAGCGCAGACGCGCAAAAAGCGATGGACAACCGCAAAACGCCTATCGCTTCCTTCTATGCCAATCTGCAGGTCTTCAAAGGCTACGCGGAAAAAGAATACCTGCCTTACACGACTTCTGCCGGCGATGTCGCAGCGCTCGATGCCGCTTTGGACAATATCCTGGAGGAAGGCATCGAGACAGTTTTGGCACGCCATGACCGGATCGCTTCCGGAGTGCGCGAAGCCGTCCAAGCGTATGGATTGGAGTTGTTCCTGGATTCCGACCGTTCCAATACAGTCACTGCCATCAGGATACCGGAAGAGATCGGCGCCTTGCGCCTGCAGGACCACCTCAGCGAAAACTACAATCTGTTGGTCGCTACTTCATTGGCACAATACGCAGATGTAATCCTGCGCATCGGGCATATGGGCGAAAATGCCTTCATCGACAAACTTATCTATGTTTTGTCCATCATCGACAACGGTCTGCGTGATTCAGGCTTCTCCGGAAACGGGGATTTGGCCCAACTTTTCATCGACATTTACAAAGAAAATAATTAG
- a CDS encoding TraX family protein translates to MQGISEIQKDLSSYTLKNLAIFAMFFDHIFAVFVPQDSLEGVALRIVGRIAAPIMCYMIAEGYHYTSNLKKYMVRLLLFAAVSHFPYVWYFGLPWWQATSVIWGLALGLVALATAKREDWSHPLKVFIVLICCLLAVPADWNYVAVLWILFFGLFRGQIGKQLVSFAIIGILFHIIPSINEIGWTQSYQIGIFLVMPLLLFYKGRQGKKSNLMKWGFYVFYPFHLLLLELVKMIVSA, encoded by the coding sequence ATGCAAGGCATCAGCGAGATTCAAAAAGATCTATCATCCTATACATTGAAGAACCTTGCGATATTTGCGATGTTCTTCGATCATATTTTTGCGGTATTTGTGCCGCAGGACAGCCTTGAAGGTGTTGCGCTGCGCATAGTAGGGCGGATTGCCGCCCCGATCATGTGCTATATGATTGCGGAAGGCTATCATTACACATCCAATCTGAAGAAATATATGGTACGGCTACTGCTGTTCGCCGCCGTTTCGCATTTTCCGTATGTCTGGTATTTCGGTCTCCCGTGGTGGCAGGCAACGAGTGTCATCTGGGGTTTGGCGTTGGGATTGGTGGCATTGGCGACGGCCAAACGGGAGGATTGGTCCCATCCGCTGAAAGTCTTCATCGTTTTAATCTGCTGTCTCTTGGCGGTCCCGGCTGATTGGAATTATGTAGCGGTCTTGTGGATCTTGTTTTTCGGATTGTTCAGGGGACAAATTGGAAAGCAACTAGTGAGTTTTGCAATCATAGGGATTCTGTTCCACATCATCCCTTCCATCAACGAAATCGGTTGGACGCAATCCTACCAAATCGGCATTTTTCTGGTGATGCCGCTGCTGCTGTTCTACAAAGGCCGTCAAGGCAAGAAATCCAACCTGATGAAATGGGGCTTCTATGTTTTTTATCCGTTCCATCTGTTGCTGTTGGAACTCGTGAAAATGATTGTATCCGCGTAA
- a CDS encoding DUF1456 family protein encodes MNNNDILIRLRYALDIKDADMVEVFRLGGLEVTKETVQKMLKNPKKDEAADTAGAATPSDDDQLTCDNAALESFLNGLITSQRGKPQVKPGEPEPKPEFVLNNGNVNNMLLKKVKIALTLTNEDMLEILESAGVKVSKSELSAVLRKEGHRNYKPCGDRYARNFLKGLALRYRG; translated from the coding sequence ATGAACAACAATGATATATTGATCCGACTGCGCTATGCGCTGGACATCAAGGATGCGGATATGGTCGAAGTATTCCGCTTGGGCGGACTGGAAGTGACGAAGGAAACTGTCCAGAAAATGCTCAAAAATCCAAAAAAGGATGAAGCGGCGGATACTGCCGGGGCTGCAACACCATCGGACGACGATCAATTGACTTGCGACAATGCGGCCTTGGAATCATTCTTGAACGGGCTCATCACTTCCCAACGCGGCAAACCGCAAGTGAAGCCAGGCGAACCGGAACCAAAGCCGGAATTTGTATTGAACAACGGGAACGTCAATAATATGCTGTTGAAGAAAGTCAAAATCGCGCTGACTTTGACAAACGAAGACATGCTTGAAATCCTGGAATCGGCAGGAGTCAAAGTGTCGAAAAGCGAACTGAGTGCGGTCTTGCGCAAAGAAGGGCACCGCAATTACAAGCCTTGCGGCGACCGCTATGCGCGGAATTTCCTGAAAGGGTTGGCGTTGCGCTACAGAGGATAG
- a CDS encoding RluA family pseudouridine synthase, giving the protein MKKTNQKKPINNKRNRQDKAVEPQKRPSTKGVTQYPVTEPSELLPFLLQILSKQSRNSVKSILTRGQVTVDGKAITKHNHPLEPGQIVGILANKEALKKTSLSGLKILFEDESIIVINKDAGLLSMATDDPKEPTAYRQLSQYVKEDNKANRIFVVHRLDRDTSGVMLFAKSEALKEKLQNDWKEIVKERIYTALVEGEIKKEAGTISSWLTESKAMKVHSSPKDNGGKHAVTHYRKIRANKEYSLLEVELETGRKNQIRVHMESLGHPVAGDKKYGARTNPMKRLGLHASTLAFIHPATGELVRFSAPVPKAFLLYSK; this is encoded by the coding sequence ATGAAAAAAACAAACCAAAAGAAACCAATCAACAATAAACGCAATCGTCAGGACAAGGCTGTAGAACCCCAAAAAAGACCATCCACCAAAGGGGTTACCCAATACCCCGTGACCGAACCAAGCGAATTGTTGCCCTTTTTGCTGCAGATCCTCAGCAAACAAAGTCGTAATTCGGTCAAATCGATTCTGACCCGCGGACAAGTGACGGTCGACGGCAAGGCCATCACCAAACACAACCATCCCTTGGAACCTGGACAGATTGTCGGCATTTTGGCGAATAAGGAAGCCCTCAAAAAAACGTCCCTGTCAGGCCTCAAGATTCTGTTTGAGGATGAATCGATCATCGTGATCAACAAGGACGCCGGCTTGTTGTCGATGGCGACCGATGATCCCAAGGAACCGACCGCTTACCGCCAATTGAGCCAATACGTCAAAGAAGACAACAAAGCGAACCGGATATTCGTCGTGCATCGTCTGGACCGGGATACTTCCGGCGTCATGCTGTTCGCAAAATCCGAAGCACTGAAAGAAAAGTTGCAAAATGATTGGAAGGAAATCGTCAAAGAACGCATCTATACCGCTCTGGTCGAGGGCGAGATCAAGAAGGAGGCCGGCACCATCTCCTCGTGGCTGACCGAGAGCAAAGCCATGAAGGTCCATTCCAGTCCGAAAGACAATGGCGGCAAGCATGCCGTGACCCATTACCGCAAGATCCGCGCAAACAAGGAATACTCGCTCCTTGAAGTGGAGCTGGAGACCGGACGCAAGAATCAGATCCGCGTCCACATGGAGTCCTTGGGCCACCCGGTTGCCGGCGACAAAAAGTACGGTGCCCGCACCAATCCGATGAAACGTTTGGGACTGCACGCTTCCACACTCGCGTTCATCCATCCCGCGACCGGAGAACTTGTCCGCTTCAGCGCGCCCGTTCCGAAAGCTTTTCTGCTGTATTCGAAATAA
- a CDS encoding excinuclease ABC subunit UvrA, with the protein MDHISIIGAKEGNLKNITVDLPRNKWIVLTGVSGSGKTTLAMDVLYQECQRQYLEAIGYQGIRKPDIDAVRHVSPAIQIKQQASNKNPGSTVGTVTDIYTDLRMLFEKLSTRDCPACGKEFSSAECREETEKTADDFKVFQYCPHCDQRMEKLTRTHFSYNTREGACATCQGLGEVMTVAEGRMLREELALEEGAIVFWEKRYRDYQLESFYAACDHYGIPLKTNMPVKDFSPSQRVLLLQGAESEAVRRLFPDLPVPRTMTEGRYEGVLPNLWRRMADQKGTSKLREAYFESAICPECHGERLNELSRNVTVKGVRLPGLSASSLTSLVDWIRELDANLKHSEQLLAGVYVTDLKTKLKRILKLGLGYLSLDRQTMTLSGGEAQRLRLAAVLDSDLTGVIYILDEPTISLHPKDTDGLLTVLRSLRDKGNTVLVIEHDTAVMAAADYLIDIGPGAGKYGGEVIGSGTLQQIKDQAASVTGAYLNSNPEPRKFFRKGSGAFIEVREANKHNLQNLTVRFPIGCLICVTGISGSGKSTLVFDVLAKGDTAPSEDPNRVSGTSSFDRIVVVEQAPLTRMKRSNVATYSDAYTEIRKIFGQQRTAIEKGISANHFSFNVKGGRCDHCEGLGVVTNNLLFFEDQEVPCPVCSGRRFKDEVLSVTYRDHSINAVLGLSVEEGAELFADSPKISAILELLQEVGLGYLELGQTTTTLSGGEAQRLKLAVELLVNQGKKNLYLIDEPTTGLHPLDVEKFLKLLDRMVGSGSTVVVVEHNQQIIGAADWIIDLGPGGGDAGGKIIAEGTPSDIRKNENSVTGKFI; encoded by the coding sequence ATGGACCATATCAGTATCATCGGCGCTAAGGAAGGGAATCTGAAGAACATCACCGTGGACTTGCCCCGGAATAAATGGATTGTCCTTACAGGGGTATCCGGTTCCGGGAAAACGACTTTGGCGATGGATGTGCTTTATCAGGAGTGCCAACGCCAATATCTGGAGGCGATCGGCTACCAAGGGATCCGCAAACCGGATATCGATGCGGTTCGCCATGTGTCTCCCGCAATCCAAATTAAGCAACAGGCTTCCAATAAAAATCCGGGTTCGACTGTGGGAACGGTCACGGACATCTATACCGATCTGCGGATGCTGTTCGAGAAGTTGAGCACGAGGGACTGCCCGGCTTGCGGGAAGGAATTCAGTTCGGCAGAGTGCCGCGAGGAAACCGAAAAGACCGCCGATGACTTCAAGGTGTTCCAGTATTGCCCGCATTGCGATCAGCGGATGGAGAAGCTGACCCGCACCCATTTTTCCTACAACACCCGAGAAGGCGCCTGCGCTACCTGCCAGGGATTGGGAGAGGTGATGACAGTTGCTGAAGGCCGGATGCTCCGTGAAGAACTGGCGCTTGAAGAGGGCGCGATCGTTTTTTGGGAAAAACGCTACCGGGATTATCAGCTGGAATCGTTCTATGCTGCTTGTGACCATTACGGGATTCCGCTGAAAACAAATATGCCTGTGAAGGACTTTTCGCCTTCGCAGCGCGTGCTGTTGCTGCAGGGAGCCGAAAGTGAAGCAGTGCGTCGATTGTTCCCGGATCTGCCGGTTCCCCGGACCATGACGGAAGGCCGCTATGAAGGTGTGCTGCCGAACCTTTGGCGCAGAATGGCAGATCAAAAAGGGACTTCCAAACTCCGGGAAGCCTACTTTGAATCTGCTATCTGCCCGGAATGCCACGGCGAACGACTGAACGAGCTGAGCAGGAACGTGACCGTGAAGGGGGTGCGCTTGCCTGGATTGTCCGCGTCATCATTGACCAGTCTCGTGGATTGGATCCGCGAACTTGATGCAAATCTGAAGCATTCGGAACAACTGTTGGCGGGCGTCTATGTGACGGATCTGAAGACCAAACTGAAACGGATCCTGAAGTTGGGATTGGGCTATCTGTCGCTCGACAGGCAGACGATGACACTATCGGGAGGGGAAGCACAACGGCTAAGGCTGGCAGCTGTCCTCGATTCGGATCTGACGGGTGTCATCTACATCCTGGATGAACCGACAATCAGTCTGCATCCAAAAGATACCGATGGGCTGCTGACTGTCCTGCGCTCGCTGAGGGACAAAGGCAATACGGTCCTCGTCATCGAACATGATACAGCTGTCATGGCGGCAGCGGACTACCTGATCGATATCGGTCCGGGAGCCGGGAAATATGGGGGCGAAGTCATCGGCTCGGGAACGCTGCAGCAAATCAAAGATCAAGCGGCATCCGTCACCGGCGCCTATCTGAATAGCAACCCGGAACCGCGCAAATTTTTCCGCAAAGGATCCGGCGCGTTCATCGAAGTGAGGGAAGCGAACAAGCATAACCTCCAGAATCTGACAGTTCGTTTCCCTATCGGCTGTCTGATTTGTGTCACCGGCATATCGGGGTCCGGTAAATCGACGCTCGTGTTCGATGTGTTGGCGAAAGGGGACACTGCCCCCTCGGAGGATCCGAATCGGGTGAGCGGAACCAGCTCATTCGACCGGATTGTCGTCGTGGAACAGGCCCCGCTCACCCGGATGAAGCGTTCGAATGTCGCGACCTATTCGGATGCCTATACGGAAATCCGGAAAATCTTCGGCCAGCAGCGGACGGCCATCGAAAAGGGAATTTCCGCCAATCACTTTTCCTTCAATGTGAAAGGGGGACGCTGCGATCATTGCGAAGGCTTAGGAGTCGTCACAAATAACCTGTTGTTTTTTGAAGATCAGGAAGTCCCTTGCCCCGTCTGTTCGGGCAGACGCTTCAAGGATGAAGTGCTGTCCGTGACCTACCGCGACCATTCGATCAATGCAGTGCTTGGATTGTCGGTTGAGGAAGGCGCGGAACTGTTTGCGGATTCGCCCAAAATCAGTGCCATCCTTGAACTGCTGCAGGAGGTTGGTCTCGGCTACCTCGAACTCGGCCAGACAACAACGACTTTATCCGGCGGCGAAGCGCAACGGCTTAAGTTAGCAGTGGAACTCCTCGTAAATCAGGGAAAAAAGAATCTCTATCTGATCGATGAACCGACTACCGGTCTGCATCCGCTCGATGTCGAAAAATTCCTTAAATTATTGGATCGGATGGTCGGTTCCGGCAGCACGGTGGTCGTTGTGGAACACAATCAACAGATCATCGGAGCAGCTGATTGGATCATCGACCTTGGTCCGGGAGGCGGGGATGCCGGTGGAAAAATCATTGCGGAGGGAACGCCATCAGACATCCGGAAAAACGAAAATTCGGTGACAGGAAAGTTCATTTAA
- a CDS encoding LysR family transcriptional regulator, producing MNLQQLRYVITVAKYGTFREAARQLYMAQSSLSSSIKDLEEEYGIQIFERSKKGIEITKEGAMLLEFADQIVAQADQLDYRYLSATENRRLFSVSSQHYDFASEGFARLVSEKKEESLNFRFLETSTSKVMEDVRDAVSEVGFIYLNDFNGKVIKQYLEAFDLKFDPLIAFQPHVFLSESHPLAKQAKISQEDLHPYPVISFDQSKNSTLQLMEESIQVDQNAQRISASDRATVLNLLSVTNGYLVGSGLLKSNTQDHIVVVPMDVDQKNTIGFIYSKVRPLSAISKRYMEIVRELLEGDQRIELTDHID from the coding sequence ATGAATCTGCAACAATTGCGATATGTCATAACAGTGGCGAAATACGGCACTTTTAGGGAAGCTGCAAGGCAATTATATATGGCGCAATCCAGTCTGTCGTCAAGCATCAAGGATCTTGAGGAAGAATATGGCATCCAGATCTTCGAGCGGTCAAAAAAAGGTATCGAAATAACCAAAGAAGGGGCAATGCTTTTGGAGTTCGCCGATCAGATCGTAGCCCAAGCGGACCAATTGGATTACCGCTATCTATCTGCAACCGAAAACAGAAGACTCTTTTCCGTTTCCAGTCAGCACTATGATTTTGCTTCGGAAGGTTTTGCCCGACTGGTTTCAGAAAAGAAAGAGGAATCATTGAATTTCCGTTTCTTGGAGACGAGCACTTCGAAAGTGATGGAAGATGTGCGCGATGCAGTCAGCGAAGTCGGCTTCATCTATCTGAATGATTTCAACGGAAAAGTCATCAAGCAGTATCTCGAAGCGTTCGATCTGAAGTTCGATCCGCTGATTGCCTTCCAGCCGCATGTATTTCTCAGCGAATCCCATCCGTTGGCGAAGCAAGCGAAGATATCCCAGGAGGATCTTCATCCCTATCCTGTCATATCCTTCGATCAAAGCAAAAACAGCACCTTGCAGTTGATGGAAGAATCGATCCAAGTCGACCAAAATGCGCAGCGCATCAGTGCCAGTGATCGCGCGACCGTATTGAATCTGTTGTCCGTGACGAATGGCTACTTGGTCGGATCCGGTCTCCTGAAATCAAACACACAGGACCATATCGTCGTGGTGCCGATGGATGTCGATCAAAAAAATACGATCGGCTTCATCTATTCAAAAGTGCGTCCGCTCAGCGCAATCTCCAAGCGCTACATGGAAATCGTAAGGGAACTTTTGGAGGGAGATCAACGCATCGAACTGACGGATCATATAGACTGA